In the genome of Theropithecus gelada isolate Dixy chromosome 19, Tgel_1.0, whole genome shotgun sequence, the window agatgggtttcactatgttgtccaggctggtcttgaactcctggcctcaagtcatcctcttgcctcagcctcccaaagtgctgggattacaggcatgtgccactgcacctggccccagaatttgctaatattactttttttaaatgttcccataaaaattcagtttctgtCATTCCACatgactcattttcttttctttttttttgagactgagtcttgctctgctgcccaggctggagtacagcggcacaatctcagctcactgcaacctccgcctcccgggttcaagcgaattctcctgcctcagcctcttgagtagcagggattacaggcatgcgctatcatgcctggctaatttttttgtatttttagtagagatggggtttcaccatgttggccagggtggccttgaactcctgacctcaaatgatccacccacctcagccacccaaagtgctgggattacaggtccactcaaagtgctgggattacaggtgtgagccaccgaacctggctgattcattttcatttaacGTCAGTGCCGGCACCACCCCTCTACGCCTGCCCGTCTAGAACAGCCTGGGGCGGgcattcttgtttcttttgttcaCTTGTGCATTAGCAGTGCTCTGAGCCCAGAGCTCGGCACAAAGGAAGTGCCCAAgaaaagacttgttgaatgaatgaatgagcctcATCGAGATAACACAAAATTCGCCCAACTGCACTGCCGAACCCCTTGGTCTCTGACTAGCTTCCACCTCGTAAATCAGGAGTGGACAAGCTTTCCTGCCAAAAGCTAGAGTCTCTGCTCccactactcaactctgcccttCTAGTGTGAAAGCAGCGACTAACCATATGTCAATCATTTGGCTGTGTGCCGTAAACCTTTACTTATCAacactgaaatctgaatttcataCCTCTTTCAGGTGTCAGATACATTTTTTCACCCaccccaatttaaaaatgtgaagtcCATTCATAGCTCCCAGGCCTTAGAAAAACAGCCAAGGGCAGGGTTTGGCGAGCCCTAGTTTACCACCcctgttttactttatttatttattgatatttatttatttattattattattagttttgagacggagtctcactgtggtccaggctggagtgcagtggtatgatctcagctcactgcaacctccgcctcccaggttcaagtgattctcctgcctcagcctcctgagtggctgggattacaggcccacaccaccacacccagctaatttttgtatttttagtggagaggaggttccaccatgtttgccaggctggtgtcgaacctctgacctcaagtgatccacccgccttggcctcccaaagtgctgggattacaggcatgagccaccgtgccagccacttatttatttttgagacagagtctggctgtgttgcccaggctggatcctcccactttagcctccaaGAAGCTGAGGCTACAAGTGTCCACCACTAcactcagtaatttttttttttttttttgagacggagtctcccagggtcgcctgggctggagtgcagcaaagcgatctcggctcactgcaaactctgcctcccgggttcaagcgattctcctgcctcagcctccccagtagctgggattacaggcgcctgccactatgcccagctaacattttttttttctttttttgcatttttagcagagacggggtttcaccatgttggccaggctggtctcgaactcctgggctcaagcgatcctcccacctcgtcctccgaaagtgctgggcttacaggcctgaaccacagcgcccggcctcctcCCCTGCCTGAAGAACCCTCTGAAAATCGGTCCCACTCTACAGAGGCGGAGAGGGAGGCTCGGAGAGGACATGGATCGTGCCCACGTTACTGGGATTCCCAGGGCGTGGGGTCAGGAGTTAGGGAGTCAGGAGTTAGTTAGGTGCTTCTCTCCCGTCCCCCTTGCTGCCGGGGTCTCAGGTCCGCCTTTCCCCGGGACAGGTCTCCTCCTACCTTCCGGGGCCAGGGTGGTGAACACTGGGTCCTCTGCCGGCGCCCCTCGCACATCCTCCAGGATCTGCTCCACCGTGGGGGGCGCTGGGCGGGTGGGCAGCAGCACGCGCTTCTTGGTCTTGGAGCCCATCTCTGCAGGAGGGGAAGGGAGCGCTGACCCGGGCGTCCACCTCTCCGCCTTTGCCCGGGCCGCTCCTCCCGCCCCGCGAACTCGTACGCACCCGTCGCGGCCCCGCTCCCAAGGAAGCCCGCCCTGTCCCGCCCCTCTGGGTTCTCGCCGGGCCCTGACCCTCCCTCCGCCCAACAACATGGTGGCCAAGGCTTCAGGGTCTGGTTCaacctttgcctcagtttccccgcgGTAACCCCAGTCGCCACCCTCTCCCCACCTACCTGGGCTCGGAACCCGAGCCCCGAGTGTCGGCGATGCAGCCACCTCCGCTTCCGGCCGGAGCACCGCCCCGTCCCCGATCACGACACACGCGCTTCCGGCCTCCTCTTGCGCCGGCCCGCAGCTCATCGCGGGGCTCCGCGCCTTCTTAAAGGGACCGTGCCCTTGAGAATCGGATCTCAGCCTTTCAGTCGAACCCGAGCCTGGACGCACTAGGACGAGAGCGAGTTCGAGTCTAGGCTCCACTGGCTGGGTAGAAAAGCATCCGAGGCTCGTCTTTCTGAAAAGCGGGACACGCCACCCAGGGGACATGCCACCCACGTGGCTGTCGGGAGCACAAAGTCGCTGGCCACCTAAGGGGACCTGGTGGTGCACCAGCACTCGGTGATGTTGGCTGCAGGAATCTCACCTAGGTTGCCAGGACGCAGAGGGGCCGCCACGGCGCCTCCACTTCCAGCCAAAGCGGGTCCTCCCGCCTCGGGGGCGGTACTGGAGGTCACCTTTTCCCCTCCGCTGATGCCTGGGAAGGCAGGAAGAGCAGAGCGCCCTTTTCCTGTCTCAAGAGCTTTATTGAGATGCAGTTTACATACCACAAAGTTCGCCTGTttatttcgttttgttttgtttttttaaagatggagtctccctgtgtcgcccaggctggagcgcagtggcgggatctcagctcactgcaacctccgcctcccgagttcaagcaattctcctgcctcagcctcccgagtagctgggactacaggcgcccgccaccacgcccggctagttttttttcttgtattttagtagagacggggtttcactgtattgcccaggctggtgtcaaactcctgagctcaggcaatccgcgtgcctcgtctcccaaagtgctgggattccaggcgtgagccaccgcgcccggcctaattcgCCTGCTTGAACTGTAAGTTCAGCCTGGAAGCGGCGGctatgcctggaatcccagcactttgggaggctgaggcgggcagatcactggaggccagtttgagaccagcctggccaacatggtgaaactccgtctctactaaaaatacaaaaattaggctgggtgcggcggctcatgcctgtaatcccagcactttgggaggctgaggcaggaggatcatgagatcaggagatcgcgaccatcctggctaacacggtgaaactccgtctctactactaatagaaaaaaaaaaaaaagaaacattagccgggtgtggtggtggtcgcctgtagtcccagctactccgtgggctgaggcaggagaatggcgtgaaccaggaaAGCAGACGTgcagccaagatcgggccactgcactccagcatgggcgacagagcaagactccatctcaaaaaaataaacgaataagaaaaaataaataaagtgtaagCTCAATggtttagggttttgttttgtttttttgtttttgacggagtcttgctctgttgccaggctggagtgccgtggtgtgatctcagctcactgcaacctccgcctcccaggttcaaaagattctcctgcctcagcctcccgagtagctgggactacaggggtgcatcaccacaccccgctaatttttgtgtttttagtagagacggggtttcaccatgttggccaggatggtctcgatctcttgacctcgtgatccgcctgcctcagcctcccaaagtgctgggatcacaggcgtgagccactgcacctggtggtTTTTTGTgtagagttgtgcaaccattaccccTAATTTCTGAGCCTCCATCAGCCATCACTCCCCATCTCctctcttcccagcccctggcacccacgCATCCCTTTCCCATCTCTGTGGATTGGCCTgtcctggacatttcatagaaatggggtCACACTGAGGCAGGTAGGGGGAGGGGGATTGATTAagctcagaaatttgagaccagcctgggcaacaaagtgagacttcatctatataatttaagataaattaaaataaaagactgggcgcggtggttcacacctgtaatctcagtactttgggaagccaaggtgggcggatcatctaaggtcgggagtttgagaccagcctgaccaacatagagaaacgccatctctactaaaaatacaaaattagcctggcatggtggtgcatgcctgtaatcctagctactcgggaggctgaggcaggagaatcgcttgaactgagaggcagaggttgcggtgagccaagatcgtgccattgtactccagcgtggacaacaagagcgaaactccatctgaaaataaaaaataaaataaattaaaattaaaatgttctcagAATAGCAGTGGCTCCCACAGACAGGGCTTACTTAACTAGTTTGATATCAAAGAAATTgttgagagaaaaggaaggaaggcagggagggagaaagagaaagacaagaaggaaggaaggagaagaaaagggaaggaaggaaggaaagagagagaaaaaaagaaaagtaaaaggaaagaaaaaggaaagaaggaaggagaagaaaggaaggaagaaaaaggagagagaaaggaaagaaaggaaaggaaggaaagagaaagaagaatggaaggaaggagagagaaagaaaaaaaagaaaaaggaggaaagaaagaaagagaaagggaaagaaaggaaggaaggaaggagaaggaagggaggaaggaaggaaagaaggaaggagaagaaaggaaggaagggagaaaagaaagagaaagaaaaaggaaagaaaggaaagagaaggaaggaagaatggaaggaaggagagagagaaagaaaaagaaagaaaataaaaggaagaaaggaaagaaagaaaaagagaaagggaaagaaaggaaaggaagaaaggaaagaagggaaggaagtaaggaaggaaagagaaggaaggaaggaaagaaggaaggaagggagggaaggagggaggaaagggccaggcgcggtggttaatgcctgtaatcccagaactttgggaggccaaggagggaagattgcttgaggccagggttcaaggctgcagtgagctacaatcgcgtcactgtactctagcctggtcaacgtacagagaccctgtctcaaaacaaacaaacaacaacaacaacaaaaaggaaccATGGCGGGAGAGGATTCTTGGCCATGGTGAGCCATTTTCTGGGGTTAGACATTACTGCTGACACCCGGCCGCTCCCTGCTGCCCCCACTGCCTGGGGTCCCTGTGGCCTCAGGCCCACCCTGCTTCAGAGGAGGCCACAGACTGAACACCTTCTAGCAACCTTTATTTGCAAACTCTGAGGTTGGACGCGGTGCCCGAGACGGACAGTGTCACGTTTCTCTCCCCCAACTTCCCCCTGGCTTCTGGGGTGCTCCAGCCTCTCCCCCCAGCCCACTCCCACCCAAACCCAAAATGCATAGgagacttctctctctctcttccccccagGCTGCGGGGTTCCACGGGGCCCACGCCTGGCAGGCCGGGCGTCGGGGGCTGGTGCTGGCTCCTCTGGGCCAGCCTGGGGAGGCAGCAGGGCAACAGTGCCTGTCAGGGACCCAGGCGGGGGCAAGGTCAGTTTCTGAGCTGACAACTTCGGGTTCCAGCTGGCAGCCGGACCTGGGGTTTGGTGGGCACGGCCCTGGCACAGGAGAGCCAGGTCTATGGTGGGAGGTCCATGGACATGCTGCAGAGGACAGGGCCTTGGAGGGTCATGGCCAGGAGGCCCAGCACCATGGCTAAGGCTGGGCAGCGGTGCTGGGGGCAGGCGGCAGCTCTAAGCCGGGGGCTGCTGTCAGGGGTGGTGGGTCCCACGCAGGAGCCCTGCTGCTGGTCCAGTGTAGAGGATGGGGGACAGGAGGTGCAGTCCTTCAGGGAGCCGCCACGGCAGGTGTAGCAGGAGGAGTGGCAGCTGGAGCAGACCCTCAGTGCGAGCGCCACCGTGTGCCCAGGCCTGGCAGTCACCAGCCTTGTGTGGTTGAAGAACCGCGGGGGGCAGTAGGCCAGGCAGAGCCGTCCCAGGATGTAGGCGGGGCCGTCACATACTGCTCAGGGACACGGATGCAAAGACCCGTGAGCTCACCACCCGCGGCCTGTTGCCCGCCACCTGCCCGCCCGGGGCCACATGCACGCTGCCCACGGTGGCCACCGCCACCTCCCAGCAGTGGGCCCTGCAGCACCGGCACTCACCCTGGCACAGCCCCTCAGTGTCCCGCTGCACACACGCGCTGCTGGTCACCTGGGGGCCTGTAGGCCGCGCTGTCATGTCCTCGGCTGTCCCATAGAGCAGCAGCGTGTAGCGGTACAACATCCCTGGGCAGGGGTCGCGGGTGggcacaggaggaggaggaggctctTGGCGGCCTGGTCCTGGTAGTCCCTGGGCTCCCTCTCCTGCAGCTCCCACCCGGGGCCCCAGACTGGTCCACATGTCTCAGGGAATTGCACGCCTACTGTGCACCTGTCACTGGACACTGAAATCTCCCGGGTGACGACACACCTACTGTGCATCTGTCACtgcacacctactgtgtgcctgtcACTGCATACCATCTCCCGGGTGACTGCACGCCTACTGTGTGCGTGTTCTCTTGGAGAAGGCCACTGGGAACCCCTTGTGCAGTGGGGTCACCAAGGCTAACTCCGGAGCCCCTGGGGGGAGGTTGGCCAAGCCCCGCCCACCACGGTCCTGCCCCGCCCACCacagccccgccccgccctcaCCCGTGTTGAAATAGTAGCCCTTGTTCTCCAGGCCCAGGGTCCACACGCCTTGTGGGTTCTCATCCCAGAAGTGCGTGGACATGAAGACCCAGTTGTTGTAGCCTTCAGTGCTGACATCCAAGGGTCTGCGACAGAAgggcgggtgggggtgggggtgtcaaGAGGGATGGCTTTGTGAAGCCCGCAGAGCCCCACCAAGTGTCTGATCGCACGTGCTGGTGGCGGGGCGTCCTCTGGGTGTGGGTGGGGGCGTGACTCGGGGTTCCCATCCACTAGGCTGCCGTGTGACTCCTGTGGGCCTGGCCCCTCGCCGTGAGGACACTCCCGGTAGATGGCAGCGTTTACCCACAGGGCGTGAGGCCGCCCCTCCCCTCTGCGGGCCGCTCACCGTATGGCCACGAGTGTGGAGCGCGTGCCCATGGGGCTGGTGAGTGAGATCTCCAGGTCTCCGCGCCGGCTGTAGGACAGCGTCAGCTGCGCCTGCACGTGCTCCAGCGAGCGGATGGAGTTGCGGCGGCCGGCGCAGGCCGACACGTTTTTCCTGATGTAGATCAGCGGCAGGATGGGGCTGGGGGGGTCGAGGGGTGAGGACCCTCCTGCGgcctgctggggggtgggggggcggccAGCAGGCGAGGTCGGGGCTCAGAGGTCACGGGGTCCAGCCCTCGTTttacagatgggtaaactgaggcctcAGGCCTGTCCCCCACACCCCCAGCGGTGATAGCGGAGGGGCACGCAGGGGTCTCACGTGGGGCGGTTCTGGACCCGGACGGCACACTTCCTCTGCGGCTGGGTGGGCAGCCAGGTGCGGGCGGTGTCCACCAGCAGCCCGGCGTCCAGCAGCCCGTAGCCGTAGTGATGGCTCACTGCGCGGAAGAGCGGCTGTCATTCGCCCTGTGGGCCCGGGGtctccgcccccgcccccgcccggccCCGCCGCACCTTGGCGCCCTACGCCGTTGGTCCTCCAGTCCTCGGCCTGCAGGTGCGCCGGCTTGGACGCGCGGACCACCAGATGCTGCATATCTCTCCACGTCAGGAACGGGCTGCAGGGGGCGGGGGCGGGTGAGCCTGGGGCTGCGCCTGGGGCGAGGGCGGTGGGCGGGGCCCCGCAATCACCTACTTGGCCTCCAGCGCTAGCGCGATCATGCCGGCCGCCAGTGGGGCTGAGGCCGAGGTGCCCGTGTGCTGGTCCGTGCACTGGTGATGCAGGTCCGTGGTGACCTGAGGGCAGAGGGGGGGCGGGACTCGGGGGACCGTGCACAGTGAGAATACAGCCCTTCTTCAAAAAGTACCAAGgactgggcggggtggctcaggcctgtcatcaagctactgggcgcggtggctcaggcctgtcatcccagcactttgggaggccgaggtgggtggatcaccggaggtcaggagttcgagaccaccctggtcaacatggtgaaaccttgtctctactaaaaatacaaaaaaattacccgggcatggtggcaggcgcctgtaatcccagctacttgggaggctgaggcaggagaatcacttgaacctaggaggcggaggttgcagtgagtcaagatcacaccattgcactccagcctgggcaacacggcaagactccatctcaaaaaaataaaaaatagtaccAAGAACTGAGGTCAAAAAGTACTAAGGACTGgccacacagtggctcacacctgtagtcccaacactttgggagactgaggcgggcagattgtttgagctcaggagtttgagaccagcttgtggcaacatggtgaaaccccgtctccacaggaaaaatacaagaattagctgggtgtggtggtgtgcacctgtaatcccaccaactcaggaggctgaggtagggggatcgcttgagcctgggaggtggaggttacagtgagctaagattgcaccactgcactccaccctgggtgacagagtgagactctgtctcaaaaaagttaaaccaaaaaaaaaaaaaaaaaaaggttccaagGACTGAGTTTAGAAAGAAGtaacaagggccgggcgcggtggctcaagcctgtaatcccagcactttgggaggccgagacgggcggatcacgaggtcaggagataaagaccatcctggctaacacggtgaaaccccatccctactaaaaaatacaaaaaaaactagccgggcgaggtggcgggcgcctgtagtcccagctactcgggaggctgaggcaggagaatggcgtaaacccgggaggcggagcttgcagtgagctgagatccggccactgcactccagcctgggcgacagagccagactccctctcaaaaaaaaaaaaaaaaaaaaaaaaaaaaaaNNNNNNNNNNNNNNNNNaaaaaaaaaaaaaaaaaaaaaaaaaagaaagaagtaacaaGGACTATGCTCAAAAAGTACTAagagcctagccaacatggtgaaaccccatctctactgaaaataaaaaaaattagctagacatggtggggTGGCCTgctaatcctggcactttgggaggccgaggctggtggatcgcttgagctctgaagttggagaccagcctggccaacatggtgaaacaccgtctctacaaaatatacaaaagaaattagcagtACATAATGGCATGCTTatggtctcagctgctcaggaggctgaggcacgagagtcacttgagcccggcaggcggagattgcaatgagctgagatcatgccacttcactctgTTGTgcccagtctaggtgacagagcaagactccatctcaaaagaaaaaaagagccgggcaaggtggctcacacctgtaatcccagcactttgggaggccaaggcgggcagatcacgaggtcaggagatcaagactaacacggtgaaaccctgtctctactaaaaatacaaaaagttagccgagcgtggtggcgggtgcctatagacccaactactcaggaggctgaggcgggagaatggcatgaacccaggaggtggagcttacagtgagccaagttcgggccgctgcactccagcctgggtgacagcgagatgctgaagaaaagaaagaaaa includes:
- the C19H19orf25 gene encoding UPF0449 protein C19orf25 homolog isoform X1: MSPGWRVPLFRKTSLGCFSTQPVEPRLELALVLVRPGSGSTERLRSDSQGHGPFKKARSPAMSCGPAQEEAGSACVVIGDGAVLRPEAEVAASPTLGARVPSPEMGSKTKKRVLLPTRPAPPTVEQILEDVRGAPAEDPVFTTLAPEDPPVPFRMMEDAEAPGEQLYQQSRAYVAANQRLQQAGDALRQRCELLRRAGEDLEREVAQMKQAALPAAEAASSG
- the PCSK4 gene encoding proprotein convertase subtilisin/kexin type 4 encodes the protein MRPAPIALWLLRVLALALVRPRAVGWASVRAPIYVSSWAVRVSQGNREVERLARKFGFVNLGPIFPDGQYFHLRHRGVVQQSLTPHWGHRLHLKKDPKVQWFQQQTLRRRVKRSVVVPTDPWFSKQWYMNSEAQPDLSVLQAWGQGLSGQGIVVSVLDDGIEKDHPDLWANYDPLASYDFNDYDPDPQPRYTPSDENRHGTRCAGEVAAMADNGFCGVGVAFNARIGGVRMLDGTITDVIEAQSLSLQPQHIHIYSASWGPEDDGRTVDGPGILTREAFRRGVTKGRGGLGTLFIWASGNGGLHYDDCNCDGYTNSIHTLSVGSTTQQGRVPWYSEACASTLTTTYSSGVATDPQIVTTDLHHQCTDQHTGTSASAPLAAGMIALALEANPFLTWRDMQHLVVRASKPAHLQAEDWRTNGVGRQVSHHYGYGLLDAGLLVDTARTWLPTQPQRKCAVRVQNRPTPILPLIYIRKNVSACAGRRNSIRSLEHVQAQLTLSYSRRGDLEISLTSPMGTRSTLVAIRPLDVSTEGYNNWVFMSTHFWDENPQGVWTLGLENKGYYFNTGMLYRYTLLLYGTAEDMTARPTGPQVTSSACVQRDTEGLCQVCDGPAYILGRLCLAYCPPRFFNHTRLVTARPGHTVALALRVCSSCHSSCYTCRGGSLKDCTSCPPSSTLDQQQGSCVGPTTPDSSPRLRAAACPQHRCPALAMVLGLLAMTLQGPVLCSMSMDLPP